In Rhodococcus sp. OK302, one genomic interval encodes:
- a CDS encoding universal stress protein, with product MTTRAPIVVGVDRSGSALNAVWWAAREAALRRRPLHLVAAMPGSANTFRHAVQLGAPDFPEQRYEGRERLSKAHTVALDAVADTPAGTTRISVVEHLQFGNAVEILLAESRDAAMLVVGSHGLDQLAEGILGSVSAAVVLHAQCPVAVIRYLPESERPPLDGPVVVGVDGTENSEPAITEAFETASLHGVDLVAVHAWSDSRLSTAFRSDPDGVALDWNAISTAEHAVLSERLAGWREKNPDVAIRQVVVHDRPARQLITESKSAQLVVVGRRGRGGFTSMLLGSTSRRLMHTAVCPLLIVHSPRTP from the coding sequence ATGACTACTCGTGCTCCCATCGTCGTCGGAGTTGACCGCTCCGGCAGCGCGTTGAATGCCGTTTGGTGGGCAGCGCGCGAAGCCGCACTGCGCCGTCGACCATTGCATTTGGTTGCCGCAATGCCTGGCTCCGCGAACACATTTCGACACGCAGTGCAGTTGGGAGCACCCGACTTTCCGGAACAGCGGTACGAGGGTCGGGAACGGCTGTCGAAAGCGCATACAGTGGCGCTGGACGCTGTCGCAGACACGCCAGCTGGCACCACCCGAATCAGCGTGGTCGAGCATCTGCAGTTCGGGAACGCAGTCGAGATCCTTCTCGCTGAATCACGAGACGCTGCAATGCTTGTCGTAGGCTCGCACGGACTTGATCAACTCGCCGAGGGGATACTCGGATCCGTCAGCGCCGCAGTGGTATTGCATGCACAGTGCCCGGTAGCGGTCATTCGTTACCTTCCCGAATCAGAACGACCACCACTCGACGGTCCCGTCGTGGTCGGTGTCGACGGCACTGAAAACAGTGAACCGGCAATCACGGAAGCGTTCGAAACGGCGTCCCTCCACGGAGTAGATCTTGTTGCCGTCCATGCGTGGAGCGATTCCCGTCTCTCAACAGCATTCCGCTCCGACCCCGACGGTGTTGCCTTGGACTGGAACGCGATCTCCACGGCCGAACATGCCGTGCTCTCCGAAAGACTTGCCGGTTGGCGGGAAAAGAATCCGGATGTCGCGATCCGGCAGGTTGTGGTGCACGACAGACCCGCCCGGCAATTGATCACCGAATCGAAATCAGCACAACTGGTTGTTGTCGGCAGGCGCGGCCGTGGCGGGTTCACTTCGATGCTCCTCGGCTCAACCAGCCGACGCCTCATGCACACGGCGGTGTGCCCGCTACTGATCGTGCACTCACCCCGCACACCGTGA
- a CDS encoding DUF2231 domain-containing protein, giving the protein MGLTTVNGLPAHPILIHFVVVLVLISAILLIVAVCWPAARVRLGLAPAVVALLTLVLVPITTDAGQWLKDQLPPDPLIDAHAELGEQMLFWSIGVFVLAAIWWIIHSKRFTEWRADRPSAPVWKVIVIAVAVISVLVAAGSMVQVYRIGESGAKAVWSDQIG; this is encoded by the coding sequence ATGGGACTAACCACGGTGAACGGGTTACCCGCACACCCGATTCTCATTCATTTTGTCGTTGTCCTGGTACTGATCTCCGCGATACTGCTGATCGTTGCGGTGTGCTGGCCCGCTGCCAGGGTTCGGTTGGGTTTGGCCCCAGCGGTCGTCGCGTTGCTCACGCTCGTGTTAGTGCCGATCACGACCGACGCCGGTCAATGGCTGAAGGATCAGTTACCACCCGATCCCCTGATCGACGCCCATGCCGAGCTGGGTGAACAGATGCTGTTCTGGTCCATCGGGGTATTCGTTCTTGCCGCCATCTGGTGGATCATTCATTCCAAACGATTCACTGAATGGCGAGCTGATCGACCGTCAGCGCCGGTGTGGAAGGTGATCGTGATTGCAGTTGCCGTCATATCTGTTCTTGTCGCTGCAGGTTCGATGGTTCAGGTTTATCGAATCGGTGAAAGCGGCGCGAAAGCCGTGTGGAGCGATCAGATCGGATAG
- the dinB gene encoding DNA polymerase IV — translation MSVAPLLSGPRGDHRSGDATILHADLDSFYASVEQRDDPGLAGRPVIVGGGVVLAASYEAKAFGVRTAMSGGQARALCPQAIVVPPRMEAYSQASKDVFEVFHDTSPLVEGISIDEAFLEVGGLARIVGTPLQIGANLRRDVAEQVGLPITVGIARTKFLAKVASAFAKPDGLLLVPPDGETEFLHPLPVGKLWGVGKITAQKLRDFDIVTVGDIARHDESSIISILGRGAGRHLYALSHNQDPRPVRAYTGRSSMGAQHALGRGAHSRSDLEASLMSLTDRVSRRMRSSKRTGRTITLRLRFADFTRATRSQTLRRSTADTAELLKAAMILLADAAPMIADKGITLIGVAVSNLDNDGAEQLELSFDGGPDTAALDSAMDSVRKKFGSAALTRGVLLGRDPDIAVPLLPD, via the coding sequence ATGTCCGTGGCACCGTTGTTGTCAGGACCCCGAGGCGATCACCGGTCCGGTGACGCCACGATCCTGCATGCCGATCTCGATTCGTTTTATGCCTCGGTCGAGCAGCGGGACGATCCAGGATTAGCTGGCCGGCCTGTGATCGTGGGTGGCGGAGTGGTCCTGGCTGCGAGCTACGAGGCAAAGGCCTTCGGTGTCAGAACTGCGATGAGTGGTGGTCAGGCGCGGGCACTGTGCCCGCAGGCAATTGTCGTTCCGCCGCGGATGGAGGCTTATTCGCAAGCGAGCAAGGATGTTTTCGAGGTCTTTCACGACACCTCGCCGCTGGTCGAAGGAATTTCGATCGACGAGGCATTCCTCGAAGTCGGGGGACTGGCTCGGATCGTCGGAACACCGCTGCAGATCGGTGCGAACCTCCGACGAGACGTCGCCGAGCAGGTCGGTTTGCCGATCACCGTGGGTATTGCCCGCACCAAGTTCTTGGCGAAGGTCGCAAGTGCATTCGCCAAACCCGATGGGCTGCTGTTGGTGCCACCCGACGGCGAGACCGAGTTTCTCCATCCGTTGCCCGTCGGGAAATTGTGGGGCGTCGGCAAGATTACGGCGCAGAAGCTTCGCGATTTCGACATCGTGACGGTCGGGGATATCGCTCGGCATGACGAGTCGTCAATCATTTCGATTCTGGGCCGCGGCGCCGGACGTCACCTGTATGCGCTGTCGCACAATCAAGATCCGCGGCCGGTTCGTGCTTATACAGGCCGCAGTTCGATGGGAGCGCAGCACGCGTTGGGTCGAGGTGCCCACTCGCGATCCGATCTCGAGGCATCACTGATGTCGCTGACAGATCGGGTGAGCCGGCGTATGCGCTCATCGAAGCGGACCGGACGCACCATCACACTCCGACTTCGCTTTGCTGATTTCACGCGGGCTACGCGTTCTCAGACACTGCGACGCTCTACCGCTGATACAGCTGAACTCCTGAAGGCCGCGATGATCCTGCTCGCGGACGCGGCGCCGATGATCGCAGACAAGGGCATCACGTTGATCGGCGTAGCCGTATCGAATTTGGATAACGACGGCGCTGAGCAGCTCGAATTATCCTTCGACGGTGGTCCCGATACGGCAGCCCTTGACTCGGCGATGGACAGCGTTCGGAAGAAGTTCGGCTCGGCCGCTCTCACGCGCGGCGTGCTGCTGGGCCGCGACCCGGACATCGCGGTGCCGCTGCTCCCGGACTAG